The following coding sequences are from one Arcobacter nitrofigilis DSM 7299 window:
- the glmS gene encoding methylaspartate mutase subunit S, with amino-acid sequence MKVVTGVVGNDIHVVANRLIDLSLQARGFEVFNLGVNTYLEEFFDAVVETNADVLLISSLNGEAEGWCREVKILKSKYKNLDNVVFMIGGNLVVGTGDASIIVPKFKKFGFDLVFHQVDLNTGLDELEKYLKTRES; translated from the coding sequence ATGAAAGTAGTAACAGGCGTTGTAGGAAACGATATACACGTTGTAGCAAATAGATTAATTGATCTCTCACTACAAGCAAGGGGATTTGAGGTATTTAACCTTGGGGTTAATACTTATTTAGAAGAATTCTTTGATGCTGTAGTTGAAACCAATGCAGATGTACTTTTAATCTCTTCTTTAAATGGTGAAGCAGAAGGTTGGTGTAGAGAAGTAAAGATACTAAAATCAAAATATAAAAACTTAGATAATGTAGTTTTTATGATTGGTGGAAACTTAGTAGTTGGAACAGGTGATGCTTCAATTATCGTACCAAAATTCAAAAAATTTGGTTTTGATTTAGTATTTCATCAAGTGGATTTAAATACAGGACTTGATGAATTAGAAAAATATTTAAAAACGAGAGAATCATGA
- a CDS encoding alpha/beta fold hydrolase, translated as MKRKIYLIPGFMNDEKLWSRLIPLFDDTYEFIHLEIPKKDSFDEIVEVLNDKIKDEKINLLGFSLGGYISCYFGLKYPNRINKILAVACSPANLNEIECQRRRETIELTKKFGFKGLSRKKVLSLVEPKNQGDEELINLILQMYIDVGEEAFYSQFKATIIREDLSEKLINSDLNLAFLYANEDRLVSSKFMENFSLKAKNIEVTQIEAQTHMLPLERTKEVKEKIIQWF; from the coding sequence ATGAAAAGAAAAATATATTTGATACCAGGCTTTATGAATGATGAAAAACTATGGAGTAGGTTAATTCCTCTTTTTGATGATACCTATGAATTTATTCATCTTGAAATTCCAAAAAAAGATAGTTTTGATGAAATAGTAGAAGTGCTAAATGATAAAATAAAAGATGAAAAAATAAATCTTTTGGGATTTTCCCTTGGGGGTTATATTTCATGTTATTTTGGATTAAAGTATCCAAATAGAATAAATAAAATTTTAGCAGTTGCTTGTAGTCCTGCAAACTTAAATGAAATAGAGTGCCAAAGAAGAAGAGAGACTATTGAACTAACTAAAAAGTTTGGCTTTAAAGGTCTTAGTAGAAAAAAGGTTTTAAGTTTAGTGGAACCAAAAAATCAAGGGGATGAAGAACTAATAAATTTAATACTTCAAATGTATATAGATGTAGGAGAAGAAGCTTTTTATTCTCAATTTAAGGCCACAATAATAAGAGAAGATTTAAGTGAAAAACTTATAAATAGTGATTTGAATTTAGCTTTTTTATATGCCAATGAAGATAGACTTGTTAGTTCAAAATTTATGGAAAACTTCTCTTTAAAAGCAAAAAATATTGAAGTTACACAAATAGAAGCTCAAACACATATGTTACCACTTGAAAGAACAAAAGAGGTAAAAGAGAAAATTATACAGTGGTTTTAA
- a CDS encoding RraA family protein, with amino-acid sequence MDFFTADISDAHPDKVYVLDNEFKNYGGKQKAYGEVVTIKLDRNNTDLKNLLKDVDGTGKIVVVDVEDEYFAVVGDNLAKFAVDNNYEGLIVNGYVRDTFFTKDMDLILFARGTCSRKYAIETKGEVGVDVSFCGINFSQGDIVYADMDGVILSKELLI; translated from the coding sequence ATGGATTTTTTTACAGCAGATATAAGTGATGCACACCCAGATAAAGTATATGTATTAGATAATGAGTTTAAAAATTATGGCGGAAAACAAAAGGCCTATGGAGAAGTAGTAACTATAAAGCTTGATAGAAATAATACAGATCTTAAAAATTTGTTAAAAGATGTAGATGGTACAGGTAAAATAGTTGTAGTAGATGTGGAAGATGAGTATTTTGCAGTAGTAGGGGATAACCTCGCAAAATTTGCAGTTGATAATAACTATGAAGGATTAATCGTAAATGGTTATGTTAGAGATACTTTTTTTACAAAAGATATGGATTTAATATTATTTGCAAGGGGAACTTGTAGTAGAAAATATGCTATTGAAACAAAAGGTGAAGTAGGGGTTGATGTCTCTTTTTGTGGTATTAATTTTTCTCAAGGTGATATTGTTTATGCAGATATGGATGGAGTTATACTTTCAAAAGAGTTATTAATATAA
- the ltaE gene encoding low-specificity L-threonine aldolase: MNKIIELRSDTFTMPSKQMKDYMFNAQVGDDVYGEDPSVNALEEKVARLTNKESALFATSGTQANLLAMLSHCQRGEEYICGQDSHIFKYEGGGSSVLGGIVAQPIEFEIDGTLDLNKVNKKIKPDDFHFAMTKLLCLENTHDGKVLPLSYLQEARKFTHDKNLLLHLDGARVFNAVIDLDIDIKDISACFDSMSICISKGLGAPVGSVLVGSKEFINKARRYRKMLGGGLRQSGYLAAACSYALDNNIKDLQIDHQNAKKLALELEKINQIKILSNDTNMVFIELKDTNVDLLINYLKNKGINISGTYDELRVVTHRDVTSEDIDYVIELFKEFFKNKL; the protein is encoded by the coding sequence ATGAATAAAATAATAGAACTTAGAAGTGATACCTTTACAATGCCCTCAAAGCAGATGAAAGATTATATGTTTAATGCACAAGTTGGAGATGATGTATATGGTGAAGACCCAAGTGTAAATGCACTTGAAGAAAAAGTAGCAAGACTTACAAATAAAGAGTCAGCCTTATTTGCTACAAGTGGTACACAAGCAAATTTATTAGCAATGCTTTCCCATTGTCAAAGGGGTGAAGAGTATATTTGTGGACAAGATTCCCATATCTTTAAGTATGAAGGAGGAGGTTCCTCTGTTCTTGGTGGAATAGTTGCTCAACCAATAGAGTTTGAAATAGATGGAACTTTGGATTTAAATAAGGTAAATAAAAAAATAAAACCTGATGATTTTCACTTTGCTATGACTAAACTTTTATGTTTGGAAAATACCCATGATGGAAAAGTTTTGCCACTTTCATATTTACAAGAAGCAAGAAAATTTACACATGATAAAAATCTTTTATTACATCTTGATGGAGCAAGAGTTTTTAATGCAGTTATTGATTTAGATATAGATATTAAAGATATAAGTGCTTGTTTTGATTCTATGTCAATATGTATCTCAAAAGGTTTAGGTGCTCCTGTCGGTTCTGTATTAGTTGGAAGTAAAGAGTTTATAAATAAAGCTAGAAGATATAGAAAGATGCTAGGAGGTGGACTTAGACAATCTGGTTATTTAGCAGCTGCATGTTCTTATGCTTTAGATAATAATATAAAAGATTTACAAATCGATCATCAAAATGCAAAAAAATTAGCTTTAGAATTAGAAAAGATTAATCAAATAAAAATCTTATCAAATGATACAAATATGGTATTTATTGAATTAAAAGATACTAATGTAGATTTATTAATAAATTATTTAAAAAATAAAGGTATAAATATATCAGGAACTTATGATGAGTTAAGAGTTGTAACTCATAGAGATGTTACAAGTGAAGATATTGATTATGTAATAGAACTTTTCAAAGAGTTTTTTAAAAATAAATTATAA